Genomic window (Shewanella psychropiezotolerans):
CTAAGGGGCTAATAGTGGTACCGGGACGCTAAAAGCGGCCGTGTTAACTACATTGGGGATCAGTCTGCTTAACCCTCATCTGTATTTAGACACAGTCGTGTTACTGGGCAGCATCAGTGCTCAATTTGAAGGGTCTGATAGACCTTTGTTTGGCGCAGGCGCCGTTCTGGCTTCTTTCGTGTGGTTTTTTAGCTTGAGTTTTGGTGCCAGATATTTGAGCCCACTGTTTGATAAGCCCAAGGCCTGGAGTTACCTGGACCGGTTTATCTGCCTGACCATGTGGACAATTGCTTTGATCTTGATATGGCCCTACTTCGTTTAGGTTTCCCTCTAGCACTTCTTTTTTATGTGTTTTATTGGCACAAGAAAGCCCGCGGTGAGCGGGCTTACTGTTGAGTTAACTCACTGTTCAGTCTTGCTTCAGATGCTTAAGCACTACTTCGTGATGCTCTTTGGTCTTAAACTTGTTAAACAGGTGAGTGACTTTACCATCTTGTCCGACTAAGAAGCTCAATCTATGGATACCGTCATAGACTTTACCCATAAATTTTTTCTCGCCCCAGACACCGAACGCATCGGCTATGGCATGGTCTTCATCGCTGAGAAGAGAAAAGTTCAATTCCTGCTTTTGGGCAAATCGTGCCAGCTTGGCGACTGGGTCTGGGCTAATGCCTAACACGGTAACTTTCAAGTCATTGAGTTCTTGCATGCTATCTCTAAGGCCGCAGGCTTGAACGGTACAGCCAGGTGTAGAAGCCTTTGGGTAGAAATAGACCAGAACAGGGCCGTTATTCAAACACTCTTTCAGAGAGATGAGCTTATCGTTTTGGTTTTTTAGCTCGAAGAGTGGGGCGTTATCGCCAGCAGTTAAGGTATTCATTTAAAACTCCTATTTATACCAATTCTATTAAATTTATGATCAATTCAGAGCTTTCTCAGGGCTTTAAATTCAAGGCGCATTGTTGAAGAAATGGTTATTTCCTTTTGAGGCAATGCAACGCAGAAGTGGAAGTCCTGAGAAGCTCACCTAGTGCGGGTTTAAAAACACTTTATGCTGCGCAAGTGGCTTTCGAGATAGAATAACTATTAACTTCAATCCCCTTACTTGCCTACAGCGTTTTTAACTCCCGCTGAATGGTCACTCACTTAATGGAACTGGTATTAGCTACTCGTGATGCCCTGCATACGTTCGATGGTACAGTCTAATGACATCTCTGAAGCTAGCTCATTTATACTGTTTTCCAACTTATCCAGTTCGACTTTCTCCGGAACATTGATCGTTAGGAAAACATGTTGGCTTGGATTCCCCTTAGCGTCTTCCTCTGCATGGGACCTCACCGCGGCGAGATCCAAGGAACGTTCGGCAAGGAACTGAGTGATTTTTCTCATGGTGCCCCGCTGATCTTGTCCGGTAAAGATGACTTGCAGACGCGAAATATAGTTTTGTGCGGTGTGCTTAGAGGTGCGTTTCATCACAGTCATCAACTCAAGCTCAACGCTTAAGGCGGGGAGTTGGGTTTCCATCTTAGTGATCGAGGCCCAAGAGCCTGATAGCATCATGATCAAGGTGAATTCATTGCCAAATAAGGCCATTCGACTGTCGACGATGTCACAGTCACATTCACTTGCAAGTCTTGCAAATTTACTGACAATACCTGGGCGGTCTGATCCCATAGCAGTAACGACAAGATGATTGGACATGAATTTTCCTTATTTATAGCTAGTTTTGTACATAAATGCACCATTTTCAGGCGCGTTTCTCTGTTGGGGACAATGCTAACACAAGATCGTGGAGATGAGATCCCCGCCTGATACAACAAACTTGTCATTGCATACACTACATGGTGAAAAACTCTTAACGTGATTCAATCGCTGAAATGCTTGTTTTTAATGGATAGCATCAGTACCATAGCCAGTCCTGAATCTTGGGGAAGTCACATGATAAACGGAAGCATCGTAGCCTTAATCACACCACTCAATAGTGATGGCGCAGTAGATTATACAAGTCTTGAAAAGTTAGTTGAGTACCATATAGCAGAAGGCACTGATGCCATCGTTGCCGTAGGCACCACAGGTGAGTCTGCCACACTTCCTATATCTGAACATATTGAAGTCGTAGGGCAAACGGTAAAATTTGCATCCGGGCGTATTCCTGTCATAGGCGGAAATGGCGCCAATGCAACGGCAGAAGCGATCGAGCTGACCAAGGCGCAAAACAAACTTGGTGTAGCGGCTATGTTAGGTGTTACGCCTTATTATAATAAGCCAAGCCCAAAGGGCTTGATCGCTCATTATAAGGCCGTCGCTGCCAGCACGGATATTCCGCAAATTCTTTACAATGTGCCAGGCCGTACGTCTGTTGACATGTTGCCAGAGACCATAGCTCAGTTGGTTGAAGTTCCTAATATCATAGGCGTTAAAGACGCCACTGGTGATGTCGCGCGGGTGAAACAACTACGTGAGCTCTGCGGTAATGATTTTCTGCTTTATAGTGGTGACGACGCCACCGCGAGAGAGTTTTTGACCTTAGGTGGTGACGGTGTCATCTCAGTCGCCAACAACATAGTGCCAAAGATATTTAAATTGATGTGTGACGCCGCATTAGCCGGTGACACCCAAGCCGCTATGGCTGCTGAAGATCAGATCAAAGGTCTATTCAGTGCGCTATTTTGCGAAGCTAATCCTATACCAGTGAAGTGGGCCGCCCATCAGATGGGCTTGATCAGTCAAGGTGATATTAGATTACCATTGACGGAACTTTCTACCGAGTTCCATGGTCTCTTGTTAGATGCAATGAAAAATGCCCGAATTGAGGTTAAATAATAGATGTTGAAGCAAGTGACTCCTTTAGTTCTTATTGCCGCCGTTACCGCGTGTAGCTCGCCTGTCGATAGAAGGCAGGCCAATGGCGGTGATGAGTATACCAACGTACTCGTTGAATCGGCTTTAATTATACCCGAAGGCCTTAATACGCCGGTATACAGTAAAGAGTTCGATATTCCTAAACCAGGTAGCAAAGCTAACGCGAGCCTGGTGGGTAAGCAGCTGGATATTCGCCCACCTCTTCAGGTTTTACCTATGGCTGAGGGGACCCATGTAGAGGAAGGCAGTGACAACATTAAAATTGTCGTAGAAGCTATCGATAGTGATATCGAACTAAAAAATGAACTGTTCGACGTGATCAAAGATTATTTAGCGAGTAAATCAATCGCTATTCTTAACGAAGATTTTGACAAAGGTTTGATTGAAACTGATTGGATTGAGAATCAAGAAGTGATCGATTCTAGCTTCTGGGGTAGCGATGAGATCTATACCCTGCGTCAACGTTATGAATTTAATATCGATGTTCGTCCACACGGCCGTAGTGGTAACTTGATGATCGATCTTATCGATCATCAAGAGAGCTTTGATGGTAAGCAACAAGACATCATACTGAGCGGCGAAGATAAGCGAAGATACACTATCGATATGCTGAACAATGCCGTTGCGTATATGAGTATCAAACGTAATCAATCGATCAAAGCCAAGCGTCTGCGGGAAAGTCTCGGTATTGACGTGAATATAGTGAAAGGCACCGGCTCTGAGGTCGAAGGAGAAGACCTTGTTGCTTCATACTGGTTAGCAGAAGCCCCGTTCAAAAGAACTTGGGATCGCTTGCGTATCGTTTTGCCTGAGATGGGCTTTGAGGTTGTCGATATGGACAGCAATAAGGGTCTTTACTATATCAATGTTACCGATGATTCTGGCTTTTGGAGTTCGCTTTGGAATGAAAAAGAGCTACCCGTAGAAGAAGGCTCTTACCGCATGATACTGGAAGATGACACTAATGCTGATAAGACTCGCATCTATCTGCGTGATTCATCGGACAAGCCATTAACTAATGAGGTTGTTGAAGCTGTTTATGATGGTTTCTCTGAACTGATGCAGGAAGATCGCAAGATTCGTTAAGCTTATTGGTTGAAGCATTGCAAAAAAGGAGGCATTTAGCCTCCTTTTTTATTGTTTTAATTTTGACATATTAGTGACTTCTGTATCGCAACTATCCCTCACACTCCACTATCCAATCTCACTAGTTAGCATTAAGTTCTACAAAAATTAGACAGGGCTTAAACTATTCTCTGTTGTTAACCC
Coding sequences:
- the bcp gene encoding thioredoxin-dependent thiol peroxidase, translating into MNTLTAGDNAPLFELKNQNDKLISLKECLNNGPVLVYFYPKASTPGCTVQACGLRDSMQELNDLKVTVLGISPDPVAKLARFAQKQELNFSLLSDEDHAIADAFGVWGEKKFMGKVYDGIHRLSFLVGQDGKVTHLFNKFKTKEHHEVVLKHLKQD
- a CDS encoding glycine cleavage system protein R; translation: MSNHLVVTAMGSDRPGIVSKFARLASECDCDIVDSRMALFGNEFTLIMMLSGSWASITKMETQLPALSVELELMTVMKRTSKHTAQNYISRLQVIFTGQDQRGTMRKITQFLAERSLDLAAVRSHAEEDAKGNPSQHVFLTINVPEKVELDKLENSINELASEMSLDCTIERMQGITSS
- the dapA gene encoding 4-hydroxy-tetrahydrodipicolinate synthase, giving the protein MINGSIVALITPLNSDGAVDYTSLEKLVEYHIAEGTDAIVAVGTTGESATLPISEHIEVVGQTVKFASGRIPVIGGNGANATAEAIELTKAQNKLGVAAMLGVTPYYNKPSPKGLIAHYKAVAASTDIPQILYNVPGRTSVDMLPETIAQLVEVPNIIGVKDATGDVARVKQLRELCGNDFLLYSGDDATAREFLTLGGDGVISVANNIVPKIFKLMCDAALAGDTQAAMAAEDQIKGLFSALFCEANPIPVKWAAHQMGLISQGDIRLPLTELSTEFHGLLLDAMKNARIEVK
- the bamC gene encoding outer membrane protein assembly factor BamC, translating into MLKQVTPLVLIAAVTACSSPVDRRQANGGDEYTNVLVESALIIPEGLNTPVYSKEFDIPKPGSKANASLVGKQLDIRPPLQVLPMAEGTHVEEGSDNIKIVVEAIDSDIELKNELFDVIKDYLASKSIAILNEDFDKGLIETDWIENQEVIDSSFWGSDEIYTLRQRYEFNIDVRPHGRSGNLMIDLIDHQESFDGKQQDIILSGEDKRRYTIDMLNNAVAYMSIKRNQSIKAKRLRESLGIDVNIVKGTGSEVEGEDLVASYWLAEAPFKRTWDRLRIVLPEMGFEVVDMDSNKGLYYINVTDDSGFWSSLWNEKELPVEEGSYRMILEDDTNADKTRIYLRDSSDKPLTNEVVEAVYDGFSELMQEDRKIR